In Nomia melanderi isolate GNS246 chromosome 5, iyNomMela1, whole genome shotgun sequence, a single genomic region encodes these proteins:
- the glo gene encoding heterogeneous nuclear ribonucleoprotein glorund encodes MSNGSGDHDDEGYVVKLRGLPWSTTVDEIMKFFSDCSISNGKNGVHMTMSREGRPSGEAYVEMDTPEDIEKACKRDRDHMGHRYIEVFKAKRGEMEWVVKRSGLNVEIAMDDGCVRLRGLPFGCSKEEIAQFFSGLEILPNGISLPTDYTGRSTGEAYVQFVNKDVAERALQKHKEKIGHRYIEIFRSTLSEVRANIGPKMRGGPMGGFNQRPAPYDRGARFGGMNRFSNNGRGSRNRDFDGGPWGSGNNFDSRGGSMGMRGGLDMKGGNFRGSGDTWGGNSGIHSIHMRGLPFKATEQDIADFFRPIEPVNVRIILENGGRPSGEADVEFATHEEAVKAMSKDKSHMSHRYIELFLNSTGGSSGMSLGGIGNFCGGLGNNFRPGYSPNRGFSSQLGGNNYNSF; translated from the exons ATGTCGAATGGTAGTGGAGATCATGACGATGAAGGCTATGTTGTCAAATTACGTGGTCTTCCGTGGTCTACTACTGTTGATGAGATCATGAAATTCTTCAGTGATTGTTCTATTTCAAATGGTAAAAATGGAGTTCACATGACTATGTCCAGAGAAGGCCGCCCTAGTGGCGAGGCATACGTTGAAATGGATACACCAGAAGATATTGAAAAAGCTTGTAAGAGAGACAGAGATCATATGGGTCATCGTTATATAGAAG TTTTCAAAGCAAAAAGAGGTGAAATGGAATGGGTAGTCAAAAGAAGTGGTTTGAACGTAGAAATTGCAATGGATGATGGTTGTGTAAGACTTCGTGGCCTGCCATTTGGATGTTCCAAAGAAGAGATAGCACAATTTTTCTCAG GGTTGGAGATATTGCCGAACGGGATTTCACTACCGACAGACTACACGGGCCGCAGTACTGGGGAGGCTTACGTTCAATTTGTTAACAAAGATGTTGCGGAGCGCGCTCTGCAGAAACACAAGGAAAAGATAGGACACAG ATACATCGAAATCTTCCGAAGCACTTTGTCGGAAGTACGTGCTAATATTGGACCAAAAATGAGAGGTGGACCAATGGGTGGTTTTAATCAGAGACCTGCTCCCTATGATAGAGGTGCTCGATTCGGTGGGATGAACCGATTTAGTAATAATGGCAGAGGTTCCAGAAACAGAG ACTTTGATGGTGGCCCTTGGGGAAGTGGAAACAATTTTGATTCCCGTGGAGGGAGCATGGGTATGCGCGGTGGTCTAGATATGAAGGGTGGAAACTTCAGAGGCAGTGGTGATACATGGGGTGGTAATTCTGGTATTCACAGTATACACATGCGTGGATTGCCATTCAAAGCTACAGAACAAGATATAGCTGAC TTCTTCAGACCTATTGAACCAGTGAATGTACGGATTATTCTTGAAAATGGTGGACGACCATCCGGAGAAGCTGATGTAGAATTCGCAACTCACGAAGAAGCTGTTAAAGCAATGTCTAAG GACAAAAGTCACATGTCCCATAGGTACATTGAATTATTCCTAAATTCTACTGGTGGTTCAAGCGGAATGTCGTTGGGTGGCATCGGAAATTTTTGCGGag gTTTAGGTAACAACTTTAGGCCCGGTTACTCCCCGAACAGAGGTTTCAGCTCTCAGCTAGGAGGGAATAATTACAATAGTTTTTGA